One genomic region from Nitrospira sp. encodes:
- a CDS encoding LamB/YcsF family protein, which yields MTTIDLNSDMGEYESAEALACEAELMPLITSVNIACGVHAGNPDLMRRTATLAAQHGIAIGAHPGFPDAEDFSRRDRRTSPDEVASLVSRQLTALTDVLTRDHLRLTHVKLHGALYHLAARDRATADEVARAVATFDPQLLLFALAGSVLVTSGKNAGLVVVQEAFADRAYCADGTLVSRSESGALLQTEQEVRRQLREILNGYVTSIDDRLVLLHADSLCMHADTPRAVEFVRLIRSEIASAGIRIKAQA from the coding sequence ATGACAACCATTGATTTGAACAGTGACATGGGTGAGTACGAGAGCGCGGAGGCTCTGGCTTGTGAAGCTGAACTCATGCCGCTGATCACGTCGGTCAATATCGCGTGCGGCGTTCATGCCGGCAATCCCGACCTCATGCGCAGGACGGCAACGCTAGCTGCACAACACGGAATCGCAATCGGCGCGCATCCGGGATTTCCGGACGCCGAAGATTTCAGTCGCCGGGATCGTCGAACTTCTCCCGATGAGGTCGCATCGTTAGTGTCCAGGCAATTGACGGCACTGACCGATGTGCTGACGCGAGATCATCTGAGACTCACCCATGTGAAACTTCATGGAGCGCTGTATCACTTGGCTGCCAGGGATCGGGCCACGGCCGATGAAGTGGCACGAGCCGTGGCGACATTCGATCCACAGCTTCTGCTCTTTGCGCTCGCGGGATCAGTCCTCGTGACGAGCGGCAAAAACGCAGGGTTGGTGGTTGTCCAGGAGGCCTTTGCCGATCGAGCCTATTGCGCCGACGGCACACTCGTCTCACGCTCTGAGTCAGGCGCGCTGCTGCAGACCGAACAGGAGGTGCGCCGGCAATTGCGCGAAATCCTGAACGGCTACGTGACCAGCATCGATGACCGACTGGTGTTGTTGCATGCCGACAGTCTGTGCATGCACGCGGATACTCCGCGCGCCGTCGAGTTCGTCCGGCTCATTCGAAGCGAGATCGCATCGGCAGGCATACGCATCAAGGCACAAGCGTGA
- a CDS encoding serine protease, with protein sequence MSILMLIVTLLIGVPAIAGVPVKEESYKKAVAELEEKGSVPLIDAVSRSEGKGHLEGIRFRPRIVGGEDAEIKDTPWQVSIVAAESTSNLTGHFCGGSLIKPNWVLTAAHCVSRGTIPDQIDIISGTDDLRSGGKRSSVKQIIIHGKYNANTNDNDVALLKLSRRVKASSLRAPIRLITAQEEKSKVKAGETVLITGWGYTKENGEVSPKLQRATVPVVDRKTCNAQGSYDGAITDNMLCAGHQEGGVDSCQGDSGGPLAVKMDNDLYALAGVVSWGEGCAREDKPGVYARVSKYVKWINDHTK encoded by the coding sequence ATGTCGATCCTGATGCTCATCGTCACATTGTTGATCGGCGTTCCGGCCATCGCGGGGGTGCCGGTCAAGGAAGAGTCATACAAAAAGGCCGTGGCTGAACTGGAAGAAAAGGGGTCGGTGCCGCTGATCGACGCCGTGAGCCGGTCGGAAGGCAAGGGACACTTGGAAGGAATCCGGTTTCGCCCACGGATCGTCGGAGGCGAGGACGCGGAGATCAAGGACACCCCATGGCAGGTGTCGATCGTCGCGGCGGAATCCACCTCAAACCTGACCGGACACTTCTGCGGAGGATCTCTGATCAAACCCAACTGGGTCCTGACGGCGGCCCATTGCGTCAGTCGAGGCACCATACCGGATCAAATCGACATCATCTCAGGGACCGATGATCTTCGGTCGGGTGGGAAAAGAAGTTCGGTCAAACAAATCATCATCCACGGCAAATACAACGCGAACACCAATGACAACGACGTCGCCTTGCTGAAGCTCTCCAGACGCGTGAAGGCCTCGAGCCTGCGCGCGCCCATACGCCTGATCACTGCGCAGGAAGAAAAGTCGAAGGTGAAAGCCGGTGAAACGGTCCTCATCACCGGATGGGGATACACGAAGGAGAATGGTGAGGTCTCGCCGAAGCTCCAGCGCGCGACCGTGCCTGTTGTGGACAGGAAAACATGCAACGCCCAGGGTTCCTATGACGGCGCCATCACCGACAACATGCTGTGCGCGGGACATCAGGAAGGTGGGGTGGATTCGTGCCAAGGGGACAGCGGAGGCCCACTGGCGGTAAAAATGGACAACGACCTGTATGCGCTGGCCGGTGTGGTGAGCTGGGGAGAAGGTTGCGCAAGAGAGGATAAGCCGGGCGTCTATGCTCGCGTGTCAAAATACGTGAAGTGGATCAATGACCATACCAAGTGA
- a CDS encoding ribbon-helix-helix domain-containing protein, with the protein MKRARVPVTVSLPSNLAENFERLAKAEAKNKSQLFREMFAVYERQRREAQFHEIQRYGAKQARKKGVLTEGDVEKLVFQGR; encoded by the coding sequence ATGAAACGCGCGCGTGTACCGGTTACGGTTTCACTCCCGTCCAACCTCGCCGAGAACTTTGAACGGCTTGCCAAAGCAGAGGCGAAAAACAAGAGCCAGCTCTTTCGGGAGATGTTCGCTGTCTATGAGCGGCAGCGACGCGAAGCACAGTTCCATGAGATACAGCGATACGGAGCGAAGCAAGCCAGGAAGAAAGGGGTGCTGACCGAAGGCGACGTGGAGAAACTGGTGTTTCAAGGCCGCTGA
- a CDS encoding NmrA/HSCARG family protein produces the protein MTASNNPILVTGATGQQGGAVARALIAKGQKVRVMTRHPEKAKALAKAGAEIVQGDLTNQAVLQLALRGVNGVFAMSTPFEAGMDVEVRQGIMLADAAKQAGITHYVYTSVGSAHRHTGIPHFESKWKVEQHIQKIGLPATILRPVWFMDNFTTFAKPSAEGILTLPMRPARKLAMVALKDIGAFSAAAFMRPKDFIGQAIDLAGDELTIPETAAILTKTMGRPISFQEVPLDQAEGAMGHDFAVMFRWFNEVGYAIDIPKLKQQFGIPLTTFTEWAKTIEWGKVSQAAS, from the coding sequence ATGACAGCCTCAAACAATCCGATATTGGTGACCGGGGCGACAGGGCAGCAGGGTGGAGCGGTTGCGCGGGCGCTGATCGCGAAGGGGCAAAAGGTTCGCGTGATGACGCGGCATCCGGAGAAGGCTAAGGCGCTAGCCAAGGCTGGAGCGGAAATCGTGCAAGGCGATCTCACAAACCAGGCTGTTTTACAACTCGCGTTGCGCGGCGTGAACGGCGTCTTTGCCATGTCCACCCCCTTCGAGGCGGGTATGGATGTCGAGGTGCGCCAAGGGATCATGCTGGCCGATGCGGCCAAGCAAGCCGGGATCACGCATTACGTCTATACGTCCGTCGGAAGTGCGCATCGCCATACCGGCATTCCGCATTTTGAGAGCAAGTGGAAGGTGGAGCAGCATATTCAGAAGATCGGATTGCCGGCGACGATTCTGCGGCCGGTCTGGTTCATGGACAATTTCACCACGTTTGCGAAGCCTTCGGCTGAGGGCATCCTCACATTGCCCATGAGACCGGCCAGAAAGCTGGCCATGGTCGCTCTCAAGGACATCGGTGCTTTCAGTGCGGCAGCGTTCATGCGCCCCAAGGATTTCATCGGCCAAGCGATCGACCTGGCGGGTGATGAACTCACCATCCCCGAGACCGCTGCCATTTTGACAAAGACCATGGGCAGACCGATCAGCTTCCAAGAGGTTCCATTGGACCAGGCCGAGGGCGCTATGGGACATGACTTCGCGGTGATGTTCCGCTGGTTCAACGAGGTCGGCTACGCGATCGACATTCCCAAGCTGAAGCAGCAATTCGGTATCCCGCTCACCACGTTTACGGAGTGGGCCAAGACGATTGAGTGGGGAAAGGTGAGCCAGGCAGCTTCATAA
- a CDS encoding glutathione peroxidase has translation MSFYDIDLVTIDGKPQKMDVYQSKTLLIVNVASECGFTPQYQGLQALYDKFKDRDFVVLGFPCNQFGHQEPGGEAEIEQFCTTTYGVTFPMFAKIDVNGVNAHPLYQYLKSEKPGILGTEAIKWNFTKFLVGSDGTVVKRYAPSDKPEMIEADLAAKL, from the coding sequence ATGAGTTTCTACGACATTGACCTCGTGACCATCGACGGCAAGCCGCAGAAGATGGACGTTTATCAAAGCAAGACGCTGCTCATCGTCAATGTTGCGAGCGAGTGCGGCTTCACGCCGCAGTATCAGGGACTGCAAGCGCTCTACGACAAATTCAAAGATCGGGATTTCGTGGTGCTCGGTTTTCCCTGTAATCAGTTCGGGCACCAGGAGCCGGGCGGCGAAGCAGAGATTGAGCAGTTCTGCACTACGACCTATGGGGTCACGTTCCCGATGTTCGCAAAGATCGACGTGAACGGCGTGAATGCACACCCACTTTACCAATACCTCAAGTCGGAGAAGCCCGGGATTCTCGGTACCGAGGCGATCAAATGGAACTTCACCAAGTTCCTCGTCGGCTCCGACGGCACGGTCGTGAAGCGCTATGCGCCGAGCGATAAACCGGAGATGATCGAGGCCGACCTGGCCGCGAAGCTGTAA
- a CDS encoding cysteine hydrolase, producing MRSKQSNKTDPIVGDQTSTSEDGPSRRDILVHGSKVAADIGVAALLGNLGAFPGKSYGMDRSPTNLLDSLMPARTALLVIDMQRDFLLPEGYAAQAGLNITPLIATIRPIEKLLAVGRAAGLLIVHTREGHVPDLSDCPPYRLECSRRAGAEIGSKGPLGRRLVRGEVGHDFVESLRPKTGEIVIDKPGYSAFSHTTLQQALTKRSIETLIITGVTTEVCVSSTLRSAVDLGYRCITVSDACTSGDAALHKAALAMIGVEGGIFGEVATTAQVVERFARSVPLVRSPVIPNLRTTQG from the coding sequence ATGAGATCGAAGCAATCCAATAAGACCGATCCTATAGTTGGAGACCAGACGTCTACGAGCGAGGATGGCCCATCGCGGCGCGACATTCTTGTTCACGGAAGCAAAGTCGCAGCCGACATCGGGGTTGCCGCCTTGCTTGGTAACTTGGGAGCCTTCCCGGGAAAATCATATGGTATGGACCGTTCTCCGACGAATCTCCTCGATTCTCTGATGCCCGCACGGACGGCCTTACTGGTGATCGACATGCAGCGTGATTTTCTCCTGCCGGAAGGGTACGCGGCACAGGCGGGGCTCAACATCACGCCTCTGATCGCGACCATCCGTCCGATTGAAAAGCTGCTCGCAGTGGGACGGGCAGCCGGGCTGTTGATCGTGCATACCCGAGAAGGCCATGTGCCTGACCTTTCCGATTGTCCCCCATATAGGCTGGAATGCAGCCGAAGGGCCGGTGCGGAAATCGGCTCGAAAGGGCCGCTCGGACGCCGGCTGGTGCGTGGAGAAGTCGGGCACGATTTCGTCGAGAGCTTACGCCCAAAGACCGGTGAGATCGTCATCGACAAGCCCGGTTATAGTGCGTTCTCTCACACCACACTGCAACAGGCGCTGACCAAGCGCAGTATCGAAACGCTCATCATCACAGGCGTCACCACGGAGGTGTGCGTCAGCTCAACGCTGCGTTCTGCGGTCGACCTTGGATACCGATGTATCACGGTGAGTGATGCCTGCACTTCGGGTGATGCAGCCTTACACAAGGCTGCATTGGCCATGATCGGTGTGGAAGGCGGCATCTTCGGCGAAGTCGCCACGACTGCTCAGGTTGTAGAACGATTCGCGCGGTCTGTTCCACTCGTCAGAAGTCCGGTTATTCCAAACCTCCGTACCACACAAGGATGA
- a CDS encoding META domain-containing protein: MTPALISLTILGMALTGIEVSRFAPVYNAVGPSGLLLWPLGEELSALPREGTSHDRTPGRIVNETMQQMDLFDREWRLIKNDDRLVQAGSGPRAHARLVSDGRKVEGFTGCNGLHGHYELEGRNVRFVGLATTRKLCPGLMEQERAFLNGLERTRYWKAEDGRLVLMSEAREALLLFEAHTR, translated from the coding sequence ATGACGCCTGCGCTCATCAGCCTTACCATTTTGGGCATGGCCCTCACCGGCATCGAGGTCAGTCGGTTCGCCCCGGTGTATAATGCCGTCGGCCCGAGCGGCCTGCTTCTATGGCCGCTCGGGGAAGAACTCTCTGCGCTTCCTCGTGAGGGAACATCGCACGACCGAACGCCCGGCCGGATCGTGAATGAAACGATGCAGCAGATGGACCTCTTCGACCGTGAGTGGAGGCTCATCAAGAACGACGATCGCCTAGTCCAGGCAGGTTCAGGACCCAGGGCCCATGCGCGCCTCGTTTCAGATGGCCGAAAAGTAGAGGGCTTTACAGGCTGCAATGGCTTGCATGGTCACTACGAATTAGAGGGCCGGAATGTGAGATTTGTCGGCTTAGCCACCACGCGAAAGCTCTGCCCAGGGCTCATGGAACAGGAGCGGGCATTTTTGAATGGTCTTGAAAGGACGAGATACTGGAAGGCCGAAGATGGACGACTCGTCCTGATGAGCGAAGCCCGCGAAGCACTCCTATTATTTGAGGCGCATACCCGATAA
- a CDS encoding nuclear transport factor 2 family protein — MSLQTIAGQFVEMCNQGKNFDVMQTMYAPDIVSVEPNGEETAGKTPVIQKSERFQAQNPISGEKVRGPFFNGPNQFAVHFTFEVTPKATGQQITVEEVGIYTVKDSKITREQFFAGGAR, encoded by the coding sequence ATGAGCCTTCAAACCATTGCCGGCCAGTTTGTGGAGATGTGCAACCAGGGTAAGAACTTCGACGTGATGCAGACGATGTACGCTCCCGACATCGTGTCCGTCGAGCCTAACGGCGAGGAAACTGCCGGCAAGACACCGGTCATCCAGAAGTCCGAGCGCTTTCAAGCCCAAAATCCCATCAGCGGAGAAAAGGTCCGCGGTCCATTCTTCAACGGTCCCAATCAGTTCGCGGTTCACTTCACCTTCGAAGTCACCCCCAAAGCCACCGGCCAACAGATCACGGTGGAAGAGGTCGGTATCTATACGGTCAAGGACAGCAAGATCACGCGCGAGCAGTTCTTCGCCGGAGGCGCGCGGTAA
- a CDS encoding GAF domain-containing protein: protein MNQVSLPIEDLWACFQGMVPAALSTCANDGTPNITFISQVYYVDSTHVAISFQFFNKTHRNVRENPFASVVVLDPRTLHAYRLQLRYDHSEETGPLFDSMSLQLQVVASYSGMTQVFRLLAADVYEVLGIERLNGFTRLPVPLRSERPSELFIEPDLVSLRLIAERLNHAQTLDEALQGSLQMLDDLFGFHHSMILLADERNAKLMTIASHSYPENGVGSEIGIGEGLIGMVARAQRVLHLSAMDHSLRYARAVRDRAESMGKTEAIERAIPLPGLPDAASQIAVPLVTRRRLVGVLAVESKDPLAFHPRKNTLLSIIGLHLATAIDQLSRDTDEAPTDRVRSVSATSMPNRTAIRRFSYFHKDDCIFVDGDYLIRNVPARILWRLLKHYRDESRIEFTNRELRMDAWLGLPEIKDNLETRLILLRRRLEQKCPDVRLVQRGRGRFGLEVDAVIDLCEKEC, encoded by the coding sequence GTGAACCAGGTATCGTTGCCGATCGAGGATCTATGGGCATGCTTTCAAGGCATGGTCCCAGCTGCCTTGAGCACTTGCGCGAATGACGGCACGCCGAATATCACCTTTATCAGCCAGGTCTATTATGTGGACTCCACACACGTCGCGATTTCGTTTCAATTCTTCAACAAGACTCATCGCAACGTCCGCGAGAATCCGTTCGCCTCTGTCGTCGTGTTAGACCCGCGAACATTGCACGCCTATCGACTCCAACTCCGGTATGACCATTCTGAAGAGACTGGACCTTTGTTCGACTCGATGTCACTTCAACTCCAGGTGGTTGCGTCCTACTCGGGCATGACACAGGTGTTTCGCCTGCTGGCGGCCGACGTGTATGAGGTGCTGGGCATCGAACGCTTGAATGGCTTCACAAGACTGCCTGTTCCACTGCGATCCGAACGCCCGTCCGAGCTCTTCATCGAGCCCGATTTGGTGTCGCTTCGTTTGATCGCCGAGCGGCTGAACCATGCGCAGACATTGGATGAGGCGTTGCAAGGGTCGCTTCAGATGCTTGATGATCTCTTTGGTTTCCACCATTCGATGATCCTTCTTGCCGATGAGCGGAACGCCAAGCTGATGACCATCGCCAGCCACAGCTATCCAGAGAACGGCGTCGGGTCGGAGATCGGCATAGGTGAAGGCTTGATCGGCATGGTGGCGCGTGCACAGCGGGTTTTACACTTATCCGCCATGGATCACAGTTTGCGATACGCGCGTGCGGTACGGGACCGCGCCGAATCTATGGGAAAGACGGAAGCCATCGAGCGCGCGATCCCGCTTCCAGGTCTGCCCGATGCAGCCAGCCAAATCGCGGTGCCATTGGTGACGCGCCGGCGCTTGGTCGGTGTGCTGGCCGTTGAGAGCAAGGATCCGCTTGCCTTTCATCCACGCAAGAACACGTTGCTGTCCATCATCGGACTGCATCTCGCCACAGCGATCGACCAACTCAGCCGCGACACGGACGAGGCGCCGACGGATCGAGTTAGATCTGTGTCGGCAACCTCCATGCCCAACCGGACAGCTATACGCCGGTTCAGCTATTTTCACAAAGACGACTGCATCTTCGTAGATGGCGACTATCTCATCCGCAACGTGCCAGCCAGGATCCTCTGGCGGTTGCTCAAGCACTATCGAGATGAGAGCCGGATAGAATTCACGAATCGAGAACTGCGCATGGATGCTTGGCTGGGCTTACCCGAGATCAAGGACAATCTGGAAACCCGGCTGATTCTCCTTCGCCGACGGCTGGAGCAGAAATGTCCGGATGTAAGACTTGTGCAGCGAGGTCGAGGCCGCTTTGGACTGGAAGTCGATGCAGTAATCGACTTGTGCGAAAAGGAATGCTGA
- a CDS encoding putative toxin-antitoxin system toxin component, PIN family, whose translation MRVVFDTNIYISAFAIPGGTAEEAYLHAIQGRFELFTSVAILTETARVLQTKFDWAEDKVRHAVQEISQTATVLRPRPTLHLLKDEPDNCILECAIAAQAARIVSGDRHLLSLKRHADIAIISLADFLAELTR comes from the coding sequence GTGCGCGTCGTCTTTGATACAAATATCTACATCTCGGCCTTTGCCATTCCGGGCGGTACCGCCGAGGAGGCATACCTCCATGCAATCCAAGGCCGGTTCGAGCTGTTCACCTCGGTTGCGATCCTGACAGAAACTGCGAGAGTGCTCCAAACGAAGTTCGATTGGGCGGAAGACAAGGTTCGGCATGCGGTACAGGAGATCAGTCAGACGGCTACCGTGCTGCGCCCCCGCCCCACCCTTCACCTCTTGAAGGACGAACCGGATAATTGTATTCTCGAATGCGCGATTGCTGCGCAGGCGGCGCGGATTGTTTCCGGCGATCGACATCTCCTGTCGCTCAAGCGCCACGCGGACATCGCCATCATTTCGTTGGCCGACTTCCTCGCCGAACTGACAAGGTAG
- the pxpB gene encoding 5-oxoprolinase subunit PxpB, translating into MSPSYPSRRPNRTSKEIFRLAPLGDSAITVEFGDEIDPRINARAVAFAKTVVDQGWNDILDVVPTYRSVTIHFDPLHWKSVVLVDRLKTLPRPESNDTESQGTLHEIPVLSGGEGGPDLEDVATFARLPPAQAVRLHVSIRYRVYMLGFSPGFPYLGLVPERLAMPRLSTPRAKVPAGSVGIADRQTGIYPTTTPGGWRLIGRTPTCLYYKTGGNPFLLKPGDVVQFKPIDRAEFDRLSHETPHDNH; encoded by the coding sequence ATGTCTCCTTCCTATCCTTCAAGACGTCCGAATCGAACATCCAAAGAAATATTCCGTCTTGCGCCGCTCGGCGACTCCGCGATCACCGTGGAGTTCGGCGATGAGATCGATCCCCGGATCAATGCCCGCGCCGTCGCCTTTGCAAAAACCGTTGTTGACCAAGGCTGGAACGACATTCTTGATGTCGTACCAACCTATCGGTCGGTCACAATCCACTTCGATCCCCTTCACTGGAAGTCGGTCGTCTTGGTCGACAGACTGAAAACCTTGCCTCGACCGGAGTCAAACGACACCGAATCGCAGGGAACGTTGCATGAGATTCCCGTTCTCTCTGGCGGCGAAGGAGGGCCGGACTTGGAGGACGTTGCGACTTTCGCCCGCCTGCCACCGGCTCAGGCCGTCAGGTTGCACGTCTCGATCCGCTATCGTGTCTACATGCTCGGATTCAGCCCTGGCTTTCCCTATTTGGGATTGGTCCCCGAGCGCTTAGCCATGCCGCGCCTGTCCACGCCCCGCGCCAAGGTCCCGGCCGGGTCAGTCGGCATTGCCGACCGTCAGACCGGCATTTACCCGACCACGACACCGGGCGGCTGGCGCCTGATCGGACGGACTCCGACCTGCCTGTATTACAAGACCGGCGGAAACCCTTTTCTGCTGAAGCCAGGGGACGTGGTCCAATTCAAGCCGATCGATCGAGCTGAATTCGATCGTCTGAGCCATGAGACACCACATGACAACCATTGA
- the msrB gene encoding peptide-methionine (R)-S-oxide reductase MsrB, with protein MMQDEDRSTTADRAKGDSFSAEILQWDDVVRLARHGNPLPPRRVEKTEAQWRALLTDDQFRVTRLKGTERAHSSDMCRLFEPGQYRCLCCDTVLFDATRKYQSHSGWPSFTQPVAPGVIAYHQDDSYDMNRIETTCNVCDAHLGHVFPDGPEPSGLRFCINALSLRNAGG; from the coding sequence ATGATGCAGGATGAGGACCGTTCCACCACAGCCGACCGCGCGAAGGGCGATTCCTTTTCAGCGGAAATTTTGCAATGGGACGATGTGGTCCGCTTAGCCCGTCACGGCAATCCTCTGCCGCCGCGTCGAGTAGAAAAGACGGAGGCGCAGTGGCGTGCGCTCCTCACCGACGACCAATTCCGCGTGACACGTCTGAAGGGGACTGAGCGGGCACACAGCTCGGACATGTGTCGGCTGTTCGAGCCAGGACAGTATCGGTGTCTTTGCTGTGATACCGTACTGTTCGATGCGACACGGAAGTATCAGAGCCATTCCGGTTGGCCCAGTTTCACCCAGCCCGTGGCGCCGGGCGTGATCGCCTATCATCAGGATGACAGCTATGACATGAACCGGATCGAGACGACGTGCAATGTATGCGATGCTCATCTCGGCCATGTGTTTCCAGATGGGCCTGAACCGAGCGGATTACGCTTCTGCATCAACGCCCTCTCGTTGCGGAACGCCGGGGGTTGA
- a CDS encoding biotin-dependent carboxyltransferase family protein, translating into MRHHQPTSFVVVKGGWLTTVQDLGRYGYQQYGVPVAGAMDCYSAIVANRLVGNPDHAAVLELTLKGPELLFERETVIAITGADLSPTIDHNSVPLWESLEVSRGSRLSFGNQRAGARAYLAIAGGIDVPWILGSRSTHCASEMGGVQGRPLKQGDILCGGRPTESVDRLVGKRLPDRLIPRYSRSATLRIIPGPQQDSFRAASFTTLTGSSYRVTPQSNRMGYRLSGPPLVHKERAQFISDCTAMGALQVPQDEQPILLMADRQTTGGYPKIAVVISADLPLAAQLSPGDTVTFALSTVAKAQAALRKHRTLLDAALPPQHI; encoded by the coding sequence GTGAGGCATCATCAGCCTACCAGCTTTGTCGTGGTGAAGGGCGGTTGGTTGACCACGGTGCAGGACCTGGGACGATACGGCTATCAACAGTATGGAGTCCCTGTCGCCGGCGCGATGGACTGCTATTCCGCAATCGTCGCCAATCGCCTGGTGGGAAATCCCGATCATGCGGCAGTGCTCGAATTGACCTTGAAAGGACCTGAGCTTCTGTTCGAGCGAGAGACTGTCATTGCCATCACCGGAGCAGACCTCTCCCCGACCATCGATCACAACAGTGTCCCGCTTTGGGAAAGCCTCGAGGTCTCACGTGGCAGCCGACTGAGTTTTGGCAATCAGCGAGCTGGGGCTCGCGCATACCTGGCGATCGCCGGCGGCATCGACGTCCCATGGATTCTGGGCAGCCGTTCGACACACTGCGCAAGCGAGATGGGTGGGGTCCAGGGAAGGCCATTGAAACAGGGAGACATCTTGTGCGGCGGGAGGCCCACTGAATCCGTAGACCGTTTGGTTGGGAAACGGCTTCCGGATCGGTTGATCCCTCGCTACAGCCGATCGGCGACTCTACGCATCATCCCGGGTCCTCAACAAGATTCTTTTCGGGCCGCATCATTCACGACCCTAACCGGTTCCTCCTACAGGGTCACTCCGCAATCCAATCGGATGGGGTATCGTCTCAGCGGACCACCGCTCGTCCACAAGGAGCGGGCTCAATTCATCTCCGACTGCACCGCGATGGGCGCCTTGCAAGTCCCTCAAGACGAACAACCAATTCTTCTGATGGCCGACCGACAGACAACCGGAGGGTACCCCAAGATCGCCGTGGTGATCTCAGCTGATCTGCCCCTTGCAGCTCAATTGAGTCCTGGCGACACCGTCACCTTTGCCCTATCCACTGTTGCCAAGGCGCAAGCAGCATTGAGGAAACACCGTACTCTGCTCGATGCAGCTCTGCCGCCACAACATATTTAG
- a CDS encoding NAD(P)/FAD-dependent oxidoreductase, which produces MKRILIIGAGFAGMYAALSAARLRNEQGVSSDTLEIVVVAPEPRLVIRPRLYEPAPETMVASLAEVFEAIDVLYERGRIDVIDSASKSAVVVGPDGMRRPLPYDCLVLAAGSQGFKPDIPGLAKYGFTVDQLDDAIALDHHLNALANRPSSAARDTVVVAGGGFTGIEVATEMPSRLRAILGPKANVRVIIVDRNEAIAPAMGPNPRPLIEKALREAGVTTRLGVGVSALNESGVTLSDGQSIESATVIWAGGFHASPLTAQVPAERDRSGRLVVDRNLRVAAVPTIFAAGDTAQAATDDLGHQALMSCQHANRLGASAGFNAAADLLGVPLEPYRQKNYVTCLDLGPPGAVFTRGWDAKVEMSGDKAKAMKREINTQWIYPPRPNRADAFKAADWARLVDY; this is translated from the coding sequence ATGAAGCGCATCTTGATCATCGGTGCCGGCTTCGCCGGCATGTATGCAGCCCTGTCCGCTGCGCGCCTGCGCAACGAGCAAGGCGTCTCGTCCGACACTCTTGAGATCGTCGTCGTTGCGCCGGAGCCGCGGCTGGTGATCCGCCCCCGCCTGTACGAGCCCGCACCCGAGACCATGGTGGCATCGCTCGCTGAAGTGTTCGAGGCCATCGACGTCCTATACGAACGGGGCCGGATCGACGTCATCGACTCCGCCAGCAAGTCGGCCGTGGTCGTCGGGCCCGACGGGATGCGGCGCCCGCTGCCCTACGACTGCCTGGTGCTGGCTGCCGGCAGTCAAGGGTTCAAGCCGGACATCCCAGGCCTTGCCAAGTACGGCTTCACCGTCGATCAGCTCGACGACGCGATTGCGCTCGACCACCACCTCAACGCCTTGGCGAACCGGCCATCTTCTGCCGCCCGGGACACAGTGGTCGTCGCGGGTGGCGGCTTCACCGGCATCGAGGTGGCGACCGAAATGCCATCGCGCCTGCGCGCTATCCTCGGGCCAAAGGCAAACGTCCGCGTCATCATCGTCGACCGCAACGAAGCCATCGCGCCAGCGATGGGCCCCAATCCGCGTCCGCTGATCGAGAAGGCGCTGCGCGAGGCCGGCGTGACAACCAGGCTCGGCGTGGGCGTCTCGGCGCTGAACGAGAGCGGAGTCACGCTGAGCGACGGGCAGTCCATTGAGAGCGCCACCGTGATCTGGGCGGGCGGCTTCCACGCGAGTCCACTCACCGCGCAGGTCCCGGCTGAGCGCGATCGCTCCGGCCGACTGGTGGTTGACCGCAATCTGCGCGTTGCCGCGGTGCCGACGATCTTCGCAGCCGGCGACACCGCGCAGGCGGCGACGGACGACCTGGGGCACCAAGCACTCATGTCGTGTCAGCACGCCAACCGGCTCGGTGCCTCCGCCGGGTTCAACGCGGCGGCGGACCTGCTCGGCGTGCCGCTGGAGCCATATCGACAGAAGAACTACGTCACCTGCCTCGATCTTGGCCCGCCCGGCGCCGTGTTCACTAGAGGCTGGGACGCCAAGGTCGAGATGAGCGGCGACAAGGCCAAGGCGATGAAGCGCGAGATCAACACGCAGTGGATCTATCCGCCGCGCCCCAACCGCGCGGACGCCTTCAAAGCCGCCGACTGGGCGCGCTTGGTCGACTACTAG